A single genomic interval of uncultured Desulfobacter sp. harbors:
- a CDS encoding PilZ domain-containing protein codes for MDSSPEKRSAQRYIHKLPMDLYRMNYQDKHNSYYAEMNDCSENGLSLMTNEKLVLGELIYLELKNDDPNIRLPMKEQSYSGIIRWGKRYQSANADANGLYKYGIEFSTQHVEP; via the coding sequence ATGGACTCTTCTCCGGAAAAAAGAAGCGCTCAAAGATATATACATAAATTGCCGATGGATCTTTACCGTATGAATTATCAGGACAAACATAACAGTTATTATGCAGAGATGAATGATTGTTCTGAAAACGGGTTGTCCCTGATGACAAATGAAAAATTAGTTTTAGGGGAATTGATCTATCTTGAGCTGAAAAATGACGACCCCAATATACGCCTCCCCATGAAAGAACAAAGTTACAGCGGCATTATCAGATGGGGAAAACGATACCAGTCAGCCAATGCCGATGCTAACGGTCTTTACAAATACGGCATCGAATTTTCAACACAACATGTCGAGCCGTAA
- a CDS encoding molybdopterin-dependent oxidoreductase, whose translation MRDIKKIITTCTRDCPNTCGLEATVEGGRLIRLTGSKEHPLTRGLACHKASKYIDRVYSKERITTPMMRGASGWREASWDEALDVIAEKMKTIRDEDGTEAILYYQGYGERTALKLLNKYFFNLFGGVTTLHGSLCGGTGQASQNLDLGNRISHDPLDHYNSKAMILWARNPVTTQIGLVPIIKDIKKKGGRIITIDPFRNRSAALSDLHIAPAPNMDAYLAMAAAKILIDRGAHDTGFLSHHSAGFDAYKAILDRYSVDALCGLAGVAKEDAEYIADTLINFKPTSILLGWGLHRHKDAHFTIRAIDALGAISGNIGVEGGGVSQGFEEYGPYDPKCWGDHLNPGRRTLLMPYVGEELLNAENPPIRMVYITAANPVCMAPNSERVIEALKRMELVVYSGHFLDDTAEQADIFLPATTFLEEYDVMASYGHNYVGPVNPAIKPVGDCRSEFQMFTELAKRFSFKDQYCKRSDAWLAEICAPINAWGGDLDELRHTPFRIPEPMAPYLDKVFPTPSGKFEFMTTFDGDILKNDDENYPYTLLSVAPFDYICSERTLADHPPLPEVRLHPAEAEKLGLTDGRPVMVKSPTGAVKALLCTDASTRRDCLITERGGWIKAGHGLNRLTTEMVSTVGNGTPYYDTRVTLCRV comes from the coding sequence ATGAGAGACATCAAAAAAATTATCACCACCTGCACCAGGGACTGCCCCAACACCTGCGGGCTTGAAGCCACGGTTGAAGGCGGCCGTCTAATTCGTCTGACAGGGTCGAAAGAACATCCATTGACCCGGGGGCTGGCCTGTCACAAGGCGTCAAAATACATCGACCGGGTTTACAGCAAGGAACGAATCACAACGCCCATGATGCGTGGCGCGTCAGGCTGGCGCGAGGCCTCCTGGGATGAGGCCCTGGATGTCATTGCCGAAAAAATGAAAACGATCCGTGATGAGGATGGAACCGAAGCGATTCTCTACTATCAAGGCTATGGCGAACGAACCGCCCTCAAGCTGCTCAATAAGTATTTTTTCAACCTGTTCGGAGGTGTCACCACCCTGCACGGGTCACTGTGCGGCGGCACCGGCCAAGCATCCCAGAACCTGGATTTGGGAAATCGTATCTCCCACGATCCTCTGGACCATTACAACTCCAAGGCCATGATTCTCTGGGCCAGGAATCCTGTAACCACACAGATCGGACTGGTTCCCATTATCAAGGACATAAAGAAAAAAGGTGGCCGGATTATCACCATTGATCCGTTCCGCAACCGGAGCGCCGCCCTTTCCGACCTGCATATTGCCCCGGCTCCGAATATGGATGCGTATCTGGCCATGGCCGCCGCAAAAATTCTGATCGACCGGGGTGCCCATGACACCGGTTTCCTTTCCCATCACAGCGCCGGTTTCGATGCATACAAAGCCATCCTTGATCGCTACAGTGTAGATGCGCTTTGTGGCCTTGCCGGTGTTGCCAAAGAAGATGCCGAGTACATCGCAGACACGCTGATTAACTTCAAGCCCACGTCGATCCTTTTGGGCTGGGGGCTTCACCGCCACAAAGACGCCCATTTCACCATCCGCGCCATTGATGCGTTAGGGGCGATTTCAGGGAATATCGGTGTGGAAGGCGGAGGGGTCAGCCAGGGATTTGAAGAATACGGTCCCTATGATCCTAAATGCTGGGGAGACCACCTCAATCCCGGGCGTCGGACGCTTTTGATGCCCTATGTGGGGGAAGAACTTTTAAACGCGGAAAACCCGCCGATTCGCATGGTTTACATAACGGCGGCCAACCCGGTCTGCATGGCCCCTAATTCCGAACGTGTGATTGAGGCTTTGAAGCGCATGGAGTTGGTGGTCTATAGCGGCCACTTTTTGGATGATACCGCAGAGCAGGCAGATATCTTCCTGCCGGCCACCACCTTTCTTGAAGAATACGATGTAATGGCCAGTTACGGCCATAACTATGTGGGGCCGGTCAACCCGGCCATAAAGCCAGTGGGCGACTGTCGAAGCGAATTTCAGATGTTCACGGAACTTGCCAAACGGTTTTCCTTTAAAGATCAGTACTGCAAAAGATCCGATGCCTGGCTGGCCGAGATCTGTGCGCCGATAAACGCCTGGGGAGGCGACCTGGATGAACTGAGGCATACCCCCTTTCGAATTCCGGAACCCATGGCACCTTACCTTGACAAGGTTTTTCCTACCCCTTCGGGGAAATTCGAATTCATGACCACATTCGATGGAGATATCCTTAAAAATGATGATGAAAATTATCCGTACACCCTGTTGAGTGTGGCTCCCTTTGATTACATCTGCTCCGAACGCACCCTTGCAGACCATCCGCCATTGCCGGAGGTCCGCCTGCACCCAGCCGAGGCTGAAAAATTAGGCCTTACAGACGGCCGACCCGTAATGGTTAAAAGTCCTACAGGAGCTGTGAAAGCATTGCTTTGTACCGATGCATCCACAAGGCGGGACTGCCTGATCACCGAACGCGGCGGATGGATCAAAGCCGGCCATGGGTTGAACAGGCTTACGACCGAAATGGTCAGTACGGTGGGTAATGGGACGCCATATTACGATACCCGGGTCACGCTGTGTCGTGTTTGA
- a CDS encoding potassium transporter TrkG produces the protein MRWPFIIRIIGVLLFVLGLSMVLPLGCSLFFKDGAYQGHLTAMVVTTIMGAMMIFISKKAGNHDYINQREGIAVVALGWLGVGLFGALPFFLAPDFSTYTDAFFESVSGFTTTGSSVMTNIEGAAPSLLFWRSLIQWLGGMGIIVLSLAILPFLGVGGIQLYKAEVPSPVPDKLTPRLSDSAKILWIVYAGMTFLLILFLYFGGMSLFESVCHALTTLPTGGFSPKNLSIAHYDSAYFDYTITLFMLLAGINFSLHYQILRGNGLVFWRDSECRFFLCAVVVGTLIITLNTWGPLYDSFSKAFRFAIFQVVSIVTTTGYATADYELFPGLAQVLLFFGMFMGASAGSTGGGMKCARIMVCIKYCYRELFKLIHPRSVSHIKLNNTLIPEELLRSILGFIVLYILIFIIATALLSSLGVDLLTSLGAVASCIGNIGPGFGTVGPAENFAHLPQAGKWLLSWCMLAGRLEIYTVIILLVPEFWKR, from the coding sequence ATGCGCTGGCCCTTTATCATACGGATCATCGGCGTCCTTCTTTTTGTACTCGGCCTTTCCATGGTGCTGCCTCTGGGCTGCAGCCTGTTTTTCAAGGACGGAGCCTATCAAGGCCACCTTACGGCCATGGTAGTGACTACAATTATGGGCGCGATGATGATTTTCATATCAAAAAAGGCCGGGAACCATGACTACATTAACCAACGGGAAGGCATCGCCGTTGTGGCATTAGGATGGCTTGGCGTTGGTCTTTTCGGTGCCCTGCCCTTTTTTCTGGCCCCGGATTTTTCTACATATACAGATGCTTTTTTTGAGTCCGTGTCCGGATTTACCACCACGGGCTCATCGGTGATGACCAACATTGAAGGGGCGGCTCCCAGTCTTTTGTTCTGGCGAAGCCTGATCCAGTGGCTGGGGGGCATGGGCATCATTGTTCTTTCCCTGGCCATTCTGCCGTTTCTTGGGGTAGGCGGCATCCAGTTATATAAAGCCGAGGTACCAAGTCCGGTACCTGACAAACTCACCCCCCGGTTATCAGATTCCGCCAAGATTCTTTGGATTGTGTATGCAGGCATGACGTTTTTACTCATCCTTTTCCTTTATTTCGGGGGAATGAGTTTATTTGAATCAGTCTGCCACGCCTTGACCACACTGCCCACCGGCGGTTTCTCACCCAAGAACCTCTCCATTGCCCACTATGATTCCGCCTATTTTGATTATACAATTACCCTATTTATGTTGCTTGCAGGCATCAACTTTTCTCTGCATTACCAAATATTGCGGGGCAATGGTCTTGTGTTCTGGAGAGACTCTGAATGCCGATTTTTTCTGTGCGCTGTGGTTGTGGGCACCCTGATAATCACACTCAACACCTGGGGGCCATTGTATGACAGCTTTTCCAAAGCCTTCAGGTTCGCCATATTCCAGGTGGTTTCCATTGTCACCACCACAGGCTATGCCACGGCTGACTATGAATTATTTCCAGGCCTGGCCCAGGTTCTTTTATTTTTTGGTATGTTCATGGGTGCCAGTGCCGGCTCCACGGGCGGCGGCATGAAATGCGCCAGGATCATGGTCTGCATTAAATACTGCTACCGGGAACTGTTCAAGCTCATCCATCCCCGAAGTGTCAGCCATATCAAACTGAACAACACCTTGATTCCTGAAGAGCTGCTGCGCTCCATCCTGGGATTCATCGTCTTATATATCCTGATTTTTATCATAGCCACCGCGCTTCTATCCTCACTGGGTGTGGATTTATTGACCTCTTTAGGCGCTGTCGCCTCGTGTATCGGCAACATCGGCCCGGGTTTCGGCACAGTGGGACCGGCGGAAAACTTTGCACACCTGCCCCAGGCCGGCAAATGGCTTTTGTCCTGGTGTATGCTGGCGGGACGACTGGAAATCTATACTGTGATTATACTCCTGGTCCCCGAATTCTGGAAACGATAG
- the trkA gene encoding Trk system potassium transporter TrkA produces the protein MKIVIIGAGGVGYNIAGRLALESKNVVVVDVDAHATRKIAEDLDVKVVTGSGSNPDTLREAGVVGADILLAVTDSDEINIVSCLIANQISPMTRKLVRLRNEGFIPFHTSLKNEAPHIDNIINPEAEVVKTIRKLMTIPGAVDKGEFVNGRVKYVGMRLSEDSPIAGMELAEFHNAFGQERPLIAAIIRDNKVIVPRGKNKPMAGDLIYFVCDTQKLKETLSLLGVTVRPVKRVLIVGGGRIGFKLSQSLEQDNIQVKIVEASMDRCNALSMQIGKTVVLHGDGGDQKLFMEENISQMDAVVSVTNDDETNILVSLLAKNMGVDNTITRISKASYYPLLSTIGIEKIVSPRVSAVSSILQDIRQGNVISDISIFGEQGEFIEAVALASSAITKGPIRDISFPKDTLLVCIIRQDEIIIPMGDNRVQAGDRIILFAIQAAVKKLEKMLTVKLGFF, from the coding sequence TTGAAAATAGTGATAATCGGTGCCGGGGGCGTGGGTTACAACATTGCCGGTCGGTTGGCCCTTGAAAGCAAGAATGTCGTGGTGGTTGATGTGGATGCACATGCCACCAGAAAAATCGCTGAAGACCTGGATGTCAAGGTCGTAACAGGATCGGGCAGCAACCCCGATACCCTGCGGGAGGCCGGAGTTGTTGGTGCGGATATCCTTTTAGCCGTTACAGACAGTGATGAAATTAATATTGTATCCTGCCTGATTGCCAATCAGATTTCGCCCATGACCAGAAAACTGGTCCGTTTGCGTAATGAAGGATTTATCCCTTTCCATACCAGTCTTAAAAATGAAGCCCCGCACATTGACAACATCATCAACCCCGAAGCCGAGGTTGTCAAAACCATTAGAAAACTGATGACCATTCCAGGCGCCGTGGACAAGGGGGAGTTTGTTAACGGTCGCGTCAAATATGTGGGTATGCGGCTTTCTGAAGATTCTCCCATCGCCGGAATGGAACTGGCAGAATTCCATAATGCCTTTGGCCAGGAACGGCCTTTGATTGCCGCCATTATCCGGGACAATAAAGTCATTGTACCCAGGGGTAAAAATAAGCCCATGGCAGGGGATCTGATCTACTTTGTATGTGACACCCAAAAGCTTAAGGAAACCCTGAGCCTTTTAGGGGTAACGGTCCGGCCGGTAAAAAGAGTGCTTATCGTGGGCGGCGGACGCATCGGTTTCAAACTCAGCCAGTCCCTGGAGCAAGACAATATTCAGGTCAAAATCGTTGAAGCCAGTATGGACCGTTGCAACGCTCTTTCCATGCAAATAGGAAAAACCGTGGTGCTCCACGGTGACGGCGGAGACCAGAAGTTGTTCATGGAAGAGAATATCAGTCAAATGGATGCGGTGGTCTCGGTGACCAATGACGATGAAACCAATATTCTTGTTTCCCTATTGGCAAAAAACATGGGGGTAGACAACACCATCACCCGCATCAGTAAGGCAAGCTATTACCCTCTATTGTCCACCATCGGCATTGAAAAAATTGTCAGTCCCAGGGTATCAGCGGTTTCCTCAATCCTCCAGGATATACGCCAGGGCAATGTAATTTCGGACATCTCCATTTTCGGTGAACAGGGAGAATTTATTGAAGCGGTCGCATTGGCATCCTCGGCCATTACCAAGGGACCTATCAGGGATATCTCTTTTCCCAAAGACACCCTGCTTGTCTGTATCATCCGCCAGGACGAAATCATCATCCCCATGGGTGACAACCGGGTACAGGCAGGGGACCGGATTATTTTATTTGCAATCCAGGCCGCAGTGAAAAAATTGGAAAAAATGCTCACTGTAAAGCTTGGTTTTTTCTGA
- a CDS encoding SLC13 family permease encodes MTTGNIDAAKTQLDWKRILFILIGLTLFAIVNFSPAWPDAVDPTGKHFVLSAQGKGALAIFLLAGTWWVFEVVPIGVTSLALGAFQVLFAVRTAKEALKDFMTPSVLFIFGSLVIGMVFTKTGLTKRLAYKMLAVVGERTSMIYLGCFVVTAALTHIMAHTAVAATMFPLLMTIYAMYTDEPGPTKFGKGLFIGMAFVAGAGSIVTLLGAARGAVAIGFFKDIVGKEISFFELTFYMFPVGWAMTFIIWGFFMIFCKPEKKTIPGIKEKAKALEKAMGGITKQEILAGGIIFLAIATMSVKQFIPAISKLDKNAIMLVATVLFFIFNILDIKDLETIPWNIILLFGGAMSIGFCLWETGAAEWLAINWLTLFQKANYFVFILSIAFFVMIMTNFIMNVAAIAISLPVALVIAPYLNVAPEVILFASLVTAGMPFLLLVGAAPNAIAYDSKQFTTGEFFMYGIPASIILMVIVALSIFLWKLMGMPITTM; translated from the coding sequence ATGACAACTGGAAATATAGATGCAGCAAAAACACAACTGGATTGGAAAAGAATCCTGTTTATTCTAATCGGCCTGACCCTGTTCGCTATTGTTAATTTTTCTCCGGCATGGCCGGATGCTGTGGATCCTACCGGAAAACATTTTGTGTTAAGCGCCCAAGGCAAAGGCGCGCTTGCCATCTTTCTTCTGGCCGGCACCTGGTGGGTGTTTGAAGTGGTGCCCATCGGCGTTACCAGCCTGGCATTAGGCGCGTTTCAGGTGCTTTTTGCGGTCCGGACAGCCAAGGAAGCCCTGAAAGATTTCATGACCCCCTCGGTTCTATTTATCTTCGGCTCCCTGGTCATCGGTATGGTATTTACCAAAACAGGGTTAACCAAGCGACTGGCTTACAAAATGTTAGCCGTTGTGGGAGAAAGAACCAGCATGATTTACCTGGGCTGCTTTGTGGTTACGGCGGCATTAACCCATATTATGGCCCATACGGCTGTAGCAGCCACCATGTTTCCGCTTTTGATGACCATTTACGCGATGTACACAGACGAACCCGGCCCCACCAAATTCGGCAAGGGACTGTTTATTGGCATGGCTTTTGTGGCAGGCGCCGGTTCTATTGTCACGCTTTTAGGTGCGGCCAGGGGCGCAGTGGCCATCGGCTTTTTTAAAGACATCGTGGGCAAGGAGATATCCTTTTTCGAGCTTACATTTTACATGTTCCCTGTGGGCTGGGCCATGACCTTTATCATCTGGGGTTTTTTCATGATTTTCTGCAAACCTGAAAAAAAGACCATCCCAGGCATTAAGGAAAAGGCAAAAGCACTGGAAAAAGCCATGGGCGGCATTACAAAACAGGAAATACTGGCCGGCGGCATCATCTTTCTGGCCATCGCCACCATGTCCGTAAAACAGTTCATTCCGGCCATATCCAAACTGGACAAAAATGCGATCATGCTTGTGGCAACGGTTTTATTCTTTATTTTCAATATTCTTGACATCAAAGATCTTGAAACGATACCCTGGAATATCATCCTTTTGTTTGGCGGTGCCATGAGTATCGGCTTCTGCCTGTGGGAAACAGGGGCTGCCGAATGGCTTGCCATCAACTGGCTAACCCTGTTCCAGAAAGCCAATTACTTTGTGTTCATTCTAAGTATCGCATTTTTTGTCATGATCATGACCAACTTTATCATGAACGTGGCAGCCATTGCCATATCCCTGCCCGTGGCACTGGTTATTGCCCCCTACTTGAATGTGGCACCTGAAGTCATCCTGTTTGCGTCTCTTGTAACGGCCGGTATGCCGTTTTTACTACTGGTGGGTGCAGCCCCCAACGCCATCGCCTATGACTCAAAACAGTTTACCACAGGCGAATTTTTCATGTACGGTATTCCAGCGTCCATCATCTTGATGGTGATTGTCGCATTGTCCATATTCCTGTGGAAACTCATGGGAATGCCCATCACAACAATGTAA
- a CDS encoding cytidylate kinase family protein yields MTLIAITCGIYAAPYRFIDALSALYQCTVYEDPVLIKQTGQAHDLKTDLIFRSIQCRHIPFDNFTHDRKKCLAALKVQISQNILSGPCLFSGVLSHLIPTSVSGIYRIMSATPMQVRRQRAMVLNKLSSQTATNTITRSDHREQRFAAQLNIDSLWDPARYDMALEWRKIDAATHDMTREGINQALKKIRSDMASPTGNANKNKHAVDFNISSRVDAALAGLGHHLIIESDSGHVLVTLDRKIMNLARAQKEIMDLARAVPGVKSVKTKIGPNFYKTGMIRNFNLTTPFKRKLDKTKS; encoded by the coding sequence ATGACCCTGATTGCCATTACATGCGGTATATATGCCGCCCCTTACCGATTCATTGATGCATTATCCGCTTTATATCAATGCACTGTGTATGAAGATCCGGTACTAATAAAACAAACCGGCCAGGCACATGATCTTAAAACAGACCTTATTTTCAGGTCCATCCAGTGCAGACACATCCCCTTTGATAATTTCACCCACGACAGAAAAAAATGCCTGGCCGCACTGAAGGTCCAGATCTCCCAAAATATTTTAAGCGGCCCTTGCCTATTTTCAGGTGTTTTATCCCACCTGATTCCCACATCTGTTTCCGGCATTTATAGAATCATGTCGGCAACACCCATGCAGGTTCGCAGGCAACGGGCCATGGTTTTAAACAAGTTATCCAGTCAGACTGCCACCAATACCATCACCCGGTCTGACCATAGGGAACAGCGATTTGCTGCCCAGCTAAATATAGACTCTCTGTGGGATCCTGCACGGTACGATATGGCTCTGGAATGGAGAAAAATTGATGCGGCAACACATGACATGACCAGGGAAGGGATTAACCAGGCCCTCAAAAAAATACGATCAGATATGGCAAGCCCAACGGGAAATGCCAATAAAAATAAGCATGCTGTTGATTTTAATATCAGTTCCAGGGTTGATGCAGCTTTAGCCGGTCTTGGGCACCACCTGATTATCGAATCGGATTCGGGCCATGTGCTGGTTACGCTGGACAGAAAAATTATGAACCTTGCTAGAGCACAAAAGGAAATTATGGATCTTGCCCGGGCGGTGCCCGGCGTAAAATCAGTTAAAACAAAAATAGGGCCTAACTTTTACAAGACCGGCATGATTCGTAATTTCAACCTAACCACACCGTTTAAAAGAAAACTTGATAAAACAAAGAGTTGA
- a CDS encoding sigma 54-interacting transcriptional regulator yields the protein MKSPLDLTHILDEIPLGILVMDKDLRVVHLNRFFQALTGFSLDMVRGIPCKNVLRSSACIINCPALATHRKNRSISCTSDIINTDRQKLPVRITTTQIMDTQGHFTGYMETIEDLRSSAGNDPEKNVAYSFANIIGRSRKMETIFQTLPMLAQSDASILITGETGTGKDLVAEAVHQTSGRAGGPFIKINCGALPATLLESEIFGHMKGAFTGAVENKPGRFKLAHNGTIFLTEIGDLPLPLQVKLLTFLDDRIIYPLGATKGFNANVRIIAATHRDLEYMVSIGKFRKDLLFRLNVARVHLPPLRERGADIRLLLDHFLNHYTKKQGKKINGFSEPALSVLLNYTYEGNIRELKNIMEYAVNVAQGTIIEADNLPAYILDHEPVQRISKRPAAEDVPNTQSDQLPISAPPQPYETGQTWPSVERQMIIDALKTSRGKKNKAAQILNMSRSTLWRKIKAYQIE from the coding sequence ATGAAATCCCCTTTGGATCTTACCCATATCCTGGATGAAATCCCCTTAGGCATTCTCGTGATGGACAAGGATTTGCGGGTGGTCCACCTTAACCGATTCTTCCAGGCACTGACAGGGTTTTCCCTGGATATGGTCAGGGGTATTCCCTGCAAAAATGTCCTGCGCAGTTCGGCATGCATCATCAACTGTCCGGCCCTTGCCACCCACCGCAAAAACCGGTCCATATCCTGCACCAGCGATATCATCAACACAGACCGCCAGAAACTGCCTGTGCGCATCACCACCACACAAATCATGGATACCCAGGGGCATTTCACAGGTTATATGGAAACCATCGAGGATTTGAGAAGCAGTGCCGGCAATGACCCGGAAAAAAACGTGGCCTACAGTTTTGCCAATATCATCGGCCGAAGCCGGAAAATGGAAACGATCTTTCAAACCCTTCCCATGCTTGCCCAAAGTGATGCCTCTATCCTGATCACCGGGGAAACCGGCACGGGCAAAGACCTTGTGGCAGAAGCCGTACACCAGACATCCGGGCGCGCAGGCGGTCCGTTTATTAAAATCAACTGCGGTGCACTGCCCGCAACCCTTTTGGAATCCGAAATTTTCGGTCATATGAAAGGGGCGTTCACTGGTGCTGTAGAAAACAAACCAGGCCGGTTCAAGCTGGCGCACAACGGCACTATTTTCTTAACGGAAATCGGAGACCTGCCCCTGCCCCTGCAGGTTAAACTGCTCACATTTCTTGATGACAGGATTATTTATCCGCTAGGTGCCACCAAGGGATTCAACGCCAATGTAAGAATTATTGCCGCCACCCACCGTGACCTTGAATATATGGTATCCATTGGTAAATTCAGAAAAGACCTGCTGTTCCGCCTGAATGTGGCCAGGGTACATCTGCCGCCCTTACGGGAGCGGGGTGCAGACATCCGCCTTCTGCTTGACCATTTCCTGAACCACTACACAAAAAAACAGGGTAAAAAAATCAATGGATTTTCCGAACCGGCCCTGTCTGTTTTATTGAATTACACCTATGAGGGAAATATCCGGGAATTGAAAAACATCATGGAGTATGCAGTGAATGTGGCCCAGGGCACTATAATCGAAGCGGACAACCTGCCGGCCTATATTCTGGATCACGAACCTGTGCAAAGGATTTCAAAGAGACCGGCAGCAGAGGATGTCCCAAACACCCAATCGGACCAACTACCGATTTCTGCCCCCCCGCAACCGTATGAAACCGGACAAACCTGGCCCTCGGTGGAGCGGCAGATGATTATTGATGCGTTGAAAACATCCCGGGGTAAAAAAAATAAAGCCGCGCAAATTCTAAATATGAGCCGCAGCACGTTATGGCGGAAAATCAAGGCATATCAAATAGAATAG
- a CDS encoding transferase, which produces MAGSYFLGKALVRQSCIYKSDIRGDELKRKGDIFDKDNPLPLVDDEIFAITGSLLYKTLVHSNSHNPETPEEFTIRNTVSAHYANIHGATMEGCFLGPFATVDLMNLHSCIVGEFSYIQAGEFFHRKIDPGVIWVETDDFKFKFGHEKEVLDKYIGVNEMHQPRGLIYEFVSEKEAEYERLFEVVDLEPIKAPASSAVNRYAVIKPKTEIGENVLISQRAYVENTKMGDGSNAQENSFIINSHLEGLCVTAHGGKIINTFVGLKTFVGFNSFLFGKEDAKLTIGKGCIVMPHTIIDIKEPLTIPDRHLVWGYISCAEDLLKHSILIEEIKGLRGTQSIGDMTFTGSGESFVDAFTHRIDHILEANGAFCNDDECQLIGHAQDDQQISFNTLQPYRSGENAGIYPSIRIAP; this is translated from the coding sequence ATGGCCGGATCTTATTTTTTGGGCAAGGCCCTTGTCAGGCAGTCATGTATATACAAAAGCGATATCCGGGGAGACGAACTCAAGCGCAAAGGTGATATCTTTGATAAGGACAATCCTTTACCCCTGGTGGATGATGAGATTTTTGCGATAACAGGCAGTCTGTTGTACAAAACGCTAGTGCATAGCAATTCCCATAATCCTGAAACCCCTGAGGAATTCACCATTAGAAATACCGTTTCTGCGCATTATGCAAATATTCACGGTGCCACCATGGAAGGGTGCTTTCTTGGCCCCTTTGCCACGGTGGACCTAATGAACCTTCATTCCTGCATAGTCGGAGAGTTTTCCTATATTCAGGCCGGCGAGTTTTTCCATCGCAAAATTGATCCCGGCGTTATCTGGGTTGAGACGGATGATTTTAAATTCAAATTTGGGCATGAAAAAGAGGTATTGGATAAATACATCGGCGTGAATGAAATGCATCAGCCCCGGGGGCTGATCTATGAGTTTGTCAGTGAAAAAGAGGCCGAGTATGAAAGGCTGTTTGAGGTGGTTGATCTTGAGCCCATTAAAGCTCCGGCAAGTTCAGCTGTAAACCGGTATGCCGTGATAAAACCCAAGACTGAAATCGGGGAAAATGTGTTGATTTCCCAGCGGGCCTATGTGGAGAATACCAAGATGGGAGATGGCTCCAATGCCCAGGAAAACTCATTTATTATCAATTCCCATCTTGAAGGCTTGTGTGTGACTGCCCACGGCGGGAAAATCATTAACACGTTTGTTGGCTTGAAAACTTTTGTGGGGTTTAATAGTTTTCTTTTTGGAAAAGAGGATGCAAAACTTACCATTGGCAAAGGCTGTATTGTTATGCCACATACCATTATTGATATCAAAGAACCATTGACCATTCCCGATCGTCATCTGGTCTGGGGATACATTTCCTGTGCCGAAGACCTTTTAAAACATTCAATTCTCATAGAAGAAATAAAGGGGCTCAGGGGTACCCAGTCCATTGGAGATATGACCTTTACAGGCTCGGGGGAAAGTTTTGTTGATGCCTTCACCCACCGCATTGATCATATTCTTGAGGCCAATGGGGCCTTTTGCAATGATGATGAGTGTCAGCTGATCGGACATGCTCAGGATGACCAGCAGATTTCGTTTAATACCCTGCAACCGTACCGGTCCGGGGAAAATGCCGGTATCTATCCATCCATCCGGATTGCACCCTAA